The Leucobacter sp. UCMA 4100 genome window below encodes:
- a CDS encoding 1,4-dihydroxy-2-naphthoate polyprenyltransferase: MSRKDPRRSGNPAKRAVAEQRVEMGISPAITWRDWVGGARIRTLPLAVAPVAAGAGVAHMVQAFSLTLTLLALAVAVMLQIGVNFSNDYSDGIRGTDEFRVGPTRLTASGLVNPKRVLATALVFFALAAVAGAVAVVLSERWWFLLVGVLAIAAAWFYTGGKRPYGYAGLGEVFVFIFFGLVATVGTVWLQTDLITEEAWVSGIGVGLFAVAVLMANNIRDIPTDRLAGKKTLAVRLGERGAKIFYSVCVVLPFAVPAVWGIFHTNLVYTWFVLVLVAPALLIMWLGKSAKDLILVLVLTSYSGLAYGVALGLGFAF, translated from the coding sequence GTGAGCCGAAAAGATCCGCGTCGGTCAGGAAACCCGGCCAAACGGGCTGTCGCCGAGCAACGCGTCGAGATGGGCATCTCGCCCGCGATCACCTGGCGCGACTGGGTCGGCGGCGCGCGTATTCGCACCCTGCCACTCGCGGTCGCTCCGGTCGCCGCGGGCGCCGGCGTCGCGCACATGGTGCAGGCCTTCTCGCTCACCCTCACGCTGCTCGCGCTCGCCGTCGCGGTCATGCTGCAAATCGGCGTGAACTTCTCGAACGACTACTCCGACGGCATTCGCGGCACCGACGAGTTTCGGGTCGGCCCCACACGGCTCACCGCCTCGGGGCTCGTGAACCCGAAGCGCGTGCTCGCGACCGCGCTCGTGTTCTTCGCGCTCGCCGCCGTTGCCGGGGCCGTTGCCGTGGTGCTCAGTGAGCGCTGGTGGTTCTTGCTCGTTGGCGTGCTCGCGATTGCCGCCGCCTGGTTCTACACGGGTGGCAAGCGCCCCTACGGCTACGCGGGCCTCGGCGAAGTGTTCGTCTTCATCTTCTTCGGGCTCGTCGCCACCGTCGGAACCGTGTGGCTGCAAACCGACCTCATCACCGAAGAGGCGTGGGTGTCTGGCATCGGCGTCGGACTCTTCGCGGTCGCGGTGCTCATGGCCAACAACATTCGCGATATCCCGACCGACCGCCTCGCTGGCAAGAAGACCCTCGCGGTGCGACTCGGAGAGCGCGGCGCCAAGATCTTCTACAGCGTGTGCGTCGTGCTGCCCTTCGCGGTTCCCGCCGTCTGGGGAATCTTTCACACGAACCTTGTCTACACGTGGTTCGTGCTCGTGCTCGTCGCTCCGGCCCTGCTCATCATGTGGCTCGGCAAGAGCGCAAAAGACCTCATTCTCGTGCTCGTGCTCACGAGCTACTCGGGCCTCGCCTACGGCGTTGCCCTGGGGCTCGGCTTCGCGTTCTAG
- a CDS encoding 1,4-dihydroxy-2-naphthoyl-CoA synthase, producing the protein MTVVSELFDASVWQLAEGAERYTDITSHVSLDSRIARIAFNRPEVRNAFRPHTVDELYDALERARVNPRIGVVLLTGNGPSPKDGGWAFCSGGDQRIRGRDGYRYSDSEQASDIDQARSGRLHILEVQRLIRFMPKVVIALVPGWAAGGGHSLNVVCDLSIASEEHAKFKQTDADVGSFDAGYGSAYFAKQIGQKNAREIFFLAREYSAQRAYEMGAVNAVVPHSELETTGIEWAREILGKSPTAIRMLKYAFNAVDDGLVGQQLFAGEATRLAYGTDEAVEGRDSFLEKRDPDWSPFPYHF; encoded by the coding sequence ATGACGGTCGTATCTGAACTCTTTGACGCATCGGTATGGCAGCTGGCCGAGGGGGCCGAGCGGTATACCGACATCACCTCGCACGTTTCGCTCGATTCACGCATCGCGCGCATCGCCTTTAACCGGCCCGAGGTGCGCAACGCGTTTCGACCCCACACGGTCGACGAGCTGTACGACGCGCTCGAGCGTGCCCGCGTCAACCCGCGCATCGGCGTAGTGCTGCTCACCGGCAACGGCCCGAGCCCCAAAGACGGCGGCTGGGCGTTTTGTTCGGGCGGTGACCAGCGCATTCGTGGCCGCGACGGCTACCGCTACTCTGACTCTGAGCAGGCAAGCGACATCGATCAGGCCCGCTCGGGGCGGCTGCACATTCTCGAGGTGCAGCGCCTCATTCGCTTCATGCCCAAGGTTGTGATCGCGCTCGTTCCAGGCTGGGCGGCCGGCGGCGGGCACTCGCTCAACGTCGTGTGTGACCTCTCGATCGCCTCAGAGGAGCACGCGAAGTTTAAGCAGACCGACGCCGACGTCGGCTCGTTCGACGCGGGCTACGGCAGCGCCTACTTCGCGAAGCAGATCGGGCAGAAGAACGCTCGCGAGATCTTCTTCCTCGCCCGCGAGTACTCGGCGCAGCGTGCCTACGAGATGGGCGCCGTGAACGCGGTTGTGCCGCACTCCGAGCTCGAAACGACTGGCATCGAGTGGGCGCGTGAGATTCTTGGCAAGTCGCCCACCGCCATTCGCATGCTCAAGTACGCCTTCAACGCGGTTGATGACGGGCTCGTGGGGCAGCAGCTCTTCGCGGGTGAGGCCACGCGTCTCGCCTACGGCACCGACGAGGCCGTTGAGGGCCGCGACTCGTTCCTCGAAAAGCGCGATCCCGACTGGTCGCCCTTCCCGTACCACTTCTAG
- a CDS encoding o-succinylbenzoate synthase — MIAERPETQPLPRPSFDEVRERARVVSIPTRTRFRGVTEREALIIEGPERFSEFSPFPEYADAEAATWLAAALEYGWSAGLPMAPRDRVEVNATIPAIGPDAVAPLLASFDGCTTVKVKVAERGQNLDDDVARVRRVRELMGPEARVRIDANAGWSYNEAITALRALAPFDLDYAEQPCAQVSDLARLREALSAGPTPHVRIAADESVRKADDPLAVARAGAADLLVVKAQPLGGITRAREIILEAGLPVVVSSALDTSVGISMGAHLAASLPDGVLDGPCGLATVSLLAGDVVRDSLVPSGGSIAVHTPVVEAELVDRFAASPEREAWWIARLERCHALLG; from the coding sequence ATGATCGCCGAACGCCCCGAGACTCAGCCCCTGCCCCGCCCCTCGTTTGACGAGGTTCGGGAACGGGCGCGCGTCGTTTCGATCCCGACGCGCACGCGCTTTCGCGGGGTGACCGAGCGCGAGGCACTCATTATCGAGGGGCCCGAGCGGTTCAGCGAGTTCTCGCCGTTTCCCGAGTATGCCGATGCCGAGGCAGCGACCTGGCTCGCGGCCGCGCTCGAGTACGGCTGGTCGGCCGGGTTGCCGATGGCGCCGCGTGACCGGGTCGAGGTGAACGCGACGATTCCCGCGATCGGGCCCGATGCCGTGGCCCCGCTGCTCGCGTCGTTCGACGGGTGCACGACCGTCAAGGTCAAGGTCGCCGAGCGCGGCCAGAACCTCGACGACGACGTGGCCCGCGTGCGCCGGGTGCGCGAGCTCATGGGCCCCGAGGCGCGCGTGCGCATCGACGCGAACGCCGGCTGGAGCTACAACGAAGCCATCACCGCCCTACGCGCGCTTGCCCCCTTCGACCTCGACTACGCCGAGCAGCCCTGCGCCCAGGTCTCAGACCTCGCCCGGCTGCGTGAGGCGCTCTCTGCCGGGCCCACGCCTCACGTACGCATCGCGGCTGACGAGAGTGTGCGCAAGGCTGACGATCCGCTGGCTGTCGCGAGGGCCGGGGCTGCCGATCTGCTCGTCGTCAAAGCGCAGCCGCTCGGCGGAATCACCCGCGCCCGCGAGATCATTCTCGAGGCTGGCCTGCCGGTCGTCGTGTCGAGCGCGCTTGACACCTCCGTCGGAATCTCCATGGGCGCCCACCTCGCCGCCTCCCTGCCCGACGGCGTGCTCGATGGCCCGTGCGGCCTCGCGACCGTCTCGCTGCTCGCGGGCGACGTCGTGCGCGATTCGCTCGTTCCCTCGGGCGGATCGATCGCCGTTCACACCCCCGTCGTGGAGGCCGAGCTCGTCGACCGCTTCGCCGCGTCGCCCGAGCGCGAAGCCTGGTGGATCGCCCGGCTCGAACGCTGCCACGCGTTGCTCGGGTGA
- a CDS encoding pyrophosphorylase, with protein MSRVLSTEEARVAIRQIQSIVSGGFTEQITHLDAQGRVLSDPNIWDGPLASQFRSTTWPETKVALDSAKHELERLRTQLETIAQNIFAAGGGA; from the coding sequence ATGTCACGCGTTCTCTCAACCGAAGAAGCCCGGGTCGCCATTCGCCAGATTCAATCGATCGTGAGCGGCGGGTTCACCGAACAAATCACCCACCTCGATGCCCAGGGAAGGGTGCTCTCTGACCCCAACATCTGGGACGGCCCGCTTGCCTCGCAGTTTCGCTCGACCACGTGGCCAGAGACGAAGGTTGCGCTCGACAGTGCAAAGCACGAACTTGAGCGATTGCGCACACAGCTCGAGACGATCGCACAGAACATCTTCGCGGCGGGCGGTGGCGCCTAA
- a CDS encoding AMP-binding protein, producing the protein MSELRRIPAHDHLWLMASLAEALASGPAVQPIASDETPSPEHVAEGCALVIHTSGSSGSPKFVAHSAESIRASAEATNAILGGPGQWIIALPTHLIAGVQMLTRSIIAGTDPLVVSGKFSPEKLVRLALQLEADRRYVSLVPVQLRAVIELAERDEEALRVLQRFDAMLVGGQAVSLEIRAAAHRLGLKLVRTYGMTETGGGVVYDGVEIGETEMRIRGGEIQLSGPSLALGYLDNDGLTAETFIEEDGVRWYRTGDAGSLLGGMLQVTGRLDRVLISGGVNVSLDRVEALVHEMPGWAESAALEERNDTWGAQVTIVAAPSHNADGGTADGDALRDGFEALAGAVKADLGPAATPRRLVVVDELPRLANGKNDYQRLAAMLQEPQRDGATGSDLPRAESKETK; encoded by the coding sequence ATGAGTGAACTGCGCCGCATTCCCGCGCACGACCACCTCTGGCTCATGGCCTCGCTCGCCGAGGCCCTCGCGAGCGGCCCTGCCGTGCAACCCATTGCAAGCGACGAGACTCCCTCGCCAGAGCACGTCGCCGAGGGCTGCGCGCTCGTCATACACACCTCTGGCTCGAGCGGATCGCCCAAGTTCGTCGCCCACTCGGCCGAGTCGATTCGGGCGAGCGCCGAGGCGACCAACGCGATTCTCGGTGGGCCGGGGCAGTGGATCATTGCCCTGCCCACGCATCTCATCGCGGGCGTGCAGATGCTCACGCGGTCGATTATTGCCGGCACCGATCCGCTCGTGGTGAGCGGTAAGTTCAGCCCCGAGAAGCTCGTTCGGCTCGCGTTGCAGCTCGAAGCCGACAGGCGCTACGTCTCGCTCGTGCCGGTGCAGCTGCGCGCCGTGATCGAGCTCGCTGAGCGTGACGAGGAGGCGCTTCGCGTGCTGCAGCGCTTCGACGCCATGCTCGTCGGCGGGCAGGCCGTGTCGCTCGAGATACGAGCTGCGGCGCACCGTCTCGGCCTGAAACTCGTGCGCACCTACGGCATGACCGAGACGGGCGGCGGCGTCGTCTACGACGGGGTCGAGATTGGCGAGACCGAGATGCGCATTCGGGGCGGCGAGATTCAGCTCTCGGGCCCCTCGCTCGCGCTCGGCTACCTCGATAACGACGGGCTCACCGCCGAAACGTTCATCGAAGAAGACGGCGTGCGCTGGTATCGCACGGGCGACGCAGGCTCGCTGCTCGGCGGAATGCTGCAGGTCACCGGCCGCCTCGACCGGGTGCTTATCTCGGGAGGCGTGAACGTTTCGCTTGACCGAGTCGAGGCTCTCGTGCACGAGATGCCGGGCTGGGCCGAGAGCGCCGCGCTCGAAGAACGCAACGACACGTGGGGCGCGCAGGTGACGATCGTGGCGGCGCCTAGTCATAACGCTGATGGCGGCACTGCCGACGGCGACGCGCTGCGCGACGGCTTCGAAGCGCTCGCGGGCGCGGTGAAGGCCGACCTCGGCCCGGCGGCAACGCCCCGCCGTCTCGTTGTCGTCGACGAGCTGCCGCGACTCGCAAACGGAAAAAACGATTATCAGCGCCTCGCCGCGATGCTCCAAGAGCCTCAGCGTGACGGCGCGACGGGCAGTGATCTGCCACGGGCTGAGAGTAAGGAAACGAAGTGA
- a CDS encoding DUF559 domain-containing protein translates to MHIDSPTPRPAFLAGERDQYGLSRYAVYRGSVEKPFHGVRALPSEHPRRRMHQEELLAERATFFATKMKPHSAFSHVTALALYGCPIVPGGALRDEVGRGGDLRGDGVLRGDESRRGGGSRGDGLLRRDSVRDDELLHVTVPFEASRPREPGVVGHRSRAAFSVRQVRGLPLVSPFTGLLQSSTMLSELELIVMADHFITQGAGGATVALEQLRRLASETSAGGAKRLRRALEHARVGAESRYETLLRLELVHRGFTDLEPQFVIHDDAGFVGRFDLVSRKRLAIFEYDGQQHRTNHRQYITDMQRLDRARLLGYRVLRFHFDDFAVGSRAIGTKLTQFDL, encoded by the coding sequence ATGCATATCGACAGCCCTACCCCGCGCCCCGCGTTCCTCGCGGGCGAGCGCGACCAGTACGGGCTCAGCCGATACGCCGTGTATCGGGGCTCGGTCGAGAAGCCGTTTCACGGCGTGCGGGCTTTGCCGAGTGAGCATCCGCGTCGTCGAATGCACCAGGAGGAGCTTCTTGCCGAGCGGGCTACGTTCTTTGCCACGAAGATGAAACCGCACAGCGCTTTTAGTCACGTGACTGCGCTCGCGCTGTACGGGTGCCCTATTGTGCCCGGCGGGGCGCTTCGCGATGAGGTGGGGCGCGGTGGCGATTTGCGGGGTGATGGAGTGCTGCGGGGCGATGAGTCACGGCGCGGTGGCGGTTCGCGGGGCGATGGCCTACTGCGGCGCGACAGTGTGCGGGATGACGAACTGCTGCACGTGACGGTTCCGTTTGAAGCATCTCGCCCCAGGGAACCGGGTGTCGTTGGGCACCGCAGCCGGGCAGCGTTTTCGGTGCGGCAGGTTCGGGGGCTTCCGCTCGTCTCGCCGTTCACAGGGTTATTGCAGAGCTCGACGATGCTCAGCGAGCTTGAACTCATCGTGATGGCTGACCATTTCATTACGCAGGGTGCGGGCGGGGCCACCGTCGCACTCGAACAGCTCAGGCGTCTCGCGAGTGAAACTTCGGCGGGCGGGGCCAAGAGGCTGCGCCGCGCTCTCGAGCACGCTCGTGTTGGCGCGGAGTCTCGCTACGAAACGCTCCTGCGACTCGAACTCGTGCACCGCGGCTTTACTGATCTCGAGCCACAGTTCGTCATTCACGATGATGCCGGTTTCGTGGGGCGCTTCGACCTCGTAAGCCGCAAACGCTTGGCGATCTTTGAGTACGACGGGCAGCAGCATCGCACCAACCACCGACAGTACATCACCGACATGCAGCGACTCGACCGTGCCCGGCTGCTCGGGTATCGCGTGCTCCGGTTCCACTTCGACGATTTCGCGGTGGGTTCGCGCGCGATCGGCACCAAACTCACGCAATTCGACCTCTGA
- a CDS encoding PLD nuclease N-terminal domain-containing protein, producing the protein MARFIILAVVLAIAFTLYSLVDASMTDARRARGVPKPVWVVICVVLPVIGGILWLMVGKGDGREPAKQVAPDDDPRYGALSTEHVDQRIADLESQLRALDDEVFPGEGAGGGEGAADAAAEPEADAAADEGKDAPSETNKPDEDTER; encoded by the coding sequence ATGGCACGGTTCATCATTTTGGCAGTGGTACTCGCGATTGCGTTTACGCTGTACTCGCTCGTTGATGCCTCGATGACAGATGCGCGCCGCGCGCGTGGCGTGCCGAAACCCGTGTGGGTCGTGATCTGCGTCGTGCTGCCGGTGATCGGCGGAATTCTCTGGCTCATGGTGGGCAAGGGCGACGGGCGTGAGCCTGCGAAACAGGTGGCTCCCGACGACGATCCGCGATATGGCGCGCTGTCGACCGAGCATGTTGACCAGCGCATCGCCGATCTCGAGTCGCAACTGCGCGCGCTCGACGACGAAGTGTTTCCCGGTGAGGGTGCGGGCGGTGGCGAAGGCGCTGCCGACGCCGCAGCTGAGCCCGAGGCCGACGCCGCGGCCGACGAGGGCAAGGACGCCCCTTCCGAGACCAACAAGCCCGACGAAGACACCGAGCGGTGA
- a CDS encoding aminotransferase class I/II-fold pyridoxal phosphate-dependent enzyme: MPSSPWRARSDAWEYTRYFVKLLALGGADVSDQTTITELFRSLRALETIEFYWAGIGQRQVREIREQIEHGQFSLALDHVRSAMQGMKGYINSDFEDHDLPPLSEEDAPQHGDPSRKKFEVLVIDQMSENDKEIYEQEVRSLRTPGDAFIYDVVIVPSAEDAVAAVLTNPNILAVIMRPGFSDHTKQPLSRDLKETIEYVQSQVSDDPLAQSSDLGSVQRVLTLANTLKRVRPELDLYLVAGAHIEDLAGQLTRRFRRVFRREDQLELHLSLLRRIAHLYDTPFFNAIQEHARRPAGVFHALPISRGGSVVDSKWITDLVDFYGLNLLLAETSATSGGLDSLLSPVGAIKKAQALAARAFGAKRTYFVTNGTSTANKIVHQAIVAPGDVVLVDRNCHKSHHHALMLSGAQVSYLDAYPLNDFAFYGAVPLDRIKQILLDYRAQGRLDQVKMITLTNCTFDGIVYDPIRVMEECLAIKPDLVFLWDEAWFAFAAFHPVTRRRTAMAAAQYLEGHLKDPAYAERYEEQRSRLFDTNGDPLSDEVWLNERLIPSPDARVRVYATHSTHKTLTALRQGSMVHVYDQDFVRLSEAAFNEAYMTHTSTSPNYQILASLDLGRRQVELEGFELVQRQLDLATSLAQAITRNPVLRNTFKVLTAYDLIPGEYRGSQRPLPHSDSLADMWEAWDTEEFVVDPSRITIEISRTGVDGDTFKYTHLMDRYGIQVNKTSRNTVLFMTNIGTTRSGVAYLIEVLLKLADLFAEEQLENGHGVAPDEEIPPLPDFSAFAPEYRGAGDLPDGDLRTAFFKGQDNRQVQYRKGPELLAEIDAGRSPVSAGFVTPYPPGFPVLVPGQIITRDVLEFMSALDTREIHGYDATRGYRVIVGTEALPGADV, translated from the coding sequence ATGCCATCGAGCCCCTGGCGGGCAAGAAGCGACGCATGGGAGTACACGCGCTATTTCGTGAAACTACTCGCCCTGGGCGGCGCCGACGTGAGCGACCAGACCACCATCACCGAGCTCTTTCGCTCACTGCGCGCACTCGAGACCATCGAGTTCTACTGGGCGGGCATCGGCCAGCGCCAGGTGCGCGAGATTCGCGAGCAGATCGAGCATGGCCAGTTCTCGCTCGCGCTCGACCATGTGCGCAGCGCGATGCAGGGCATGAAGGGCTACATCAATAGCGACTTCGAAGACCACGACCTGCCGCCGCTCTCTGAAGAAGATGCGCCCCAGCACGGTGACCCCTCGCGCAAGAAGTTCGAGGTGCTCGTCATCGACCAGATGTCTGAGAACGACAAAGAGATCTACGAGCAAGAGGTGCGCTCGCTTCGCACCCCGGGCGACGCCTTCATCTACGACGTCGTCATCGTGCCATCGGCCGAAGACGCCGTGGCGGCCGTGCTCACGAACCCCAACATTCTCGCGGTCATCATGCGCCCCGGTTTCAGCGACCACACGAAGCAGCCGCTCAGCCGCGACTTGAAAGAGACGATCGAGTACGTCCAGTCGCAGGTGAGCGATGATCCGCTCGCACAAAGCAGCGATCTCGGCTCGGTGCAGCGCGTGCTCACCCTCGCAAACACGCTGAAGCGCGTGCGCCCCGAACTCGACCTGTACCTCGTTGCCGGCGCCCACATCGAAGACCTCGCGGGCCAGCTCACCCGCCGCTTTCGCCGCGTCTTCCGCCGCGAAGACCAGCTCGAGCTACACCTCTCGTTGCTGCGCCGCATCGCGCACCTCTACGACACCCCCTTCTTCAACGCGATTCAGGAGCACGCGCGCCGCCCGGCAGGCGTGTTTCACGCGCTGCCGATTTCTCGAGGCGGATCAGTCGTCGACTCGAAGTGGATCACCGACCTGGTCGACTTCTACGGCTTGAACCTCCTGCTCGCCGAAACCAGCGCGACCTCGGGTGGCCTTGATTCGCTGCTCTCGCCCGTCGGTGCCATTAAGAAGGCCCAGGCCCTCGCCGCGCGCGCGTTCGGGGCCAAGCGCACCTACTTCGTCACGAACGGCACCTCGACCGCAAACAAGATCGTGCACCAGGCGATCGTTGCGCCGGGCGACGTCGTGCTCGTCGACCGCAACTGCCACAAGTCGCACCACCACGCGCTCATGCTCTCTGGCGCGCAGGTCTCGTACCTCGACGCCTACCCGCTCAACGACTTCGCGTTCTACGGCGCCGTGCCGCTCGACCGCATCAAGCAGATTCTGCTCGACTACCGCGCGCAGGGCCGCCTCGACCAGGTCAAGATGATCACCCTCACGAACTGCACGTTCGACGGCATCGTCTACGACCCCATTCGCGTCATGGAAGAATGCCTCGCGATCAAGCCTGACCTCGTGTTCCTGTGGGACGAGGCCTGGTTCGCGTTCGCGGCCTTTCACCCGGTCACCCGCCGCCGCACCGCCATGGCCGCGGCACAGTACCTCGAGGGCCACCTCAAAGACCCGGCCTACGCTGAGCGCTACGAAGAGCAGCGCTCGCGCCTGTTCGACACGAACGGCGACCCGCTGAGCGACGAGGTGTGGCTGAACGAACGCCTCATTCCCTCGCCCGACGCCCGAGTGCGCGTGTACGCGACCCACTCGACGCACAAGACGCTCACGGCTCTGCGCCAGGGCTCGATGGTTCACGTGTACGACCAGGACTTCGTGCGCCTGAGCGAGGCCGCGTTCAACGAGGCCTACATGACGCACACCTCGACGTCGCCGAACTACCAGATTCTCGCGTCGCTCGACCTCGGCCGCCGTCAGGTCGAGCTCGAAGGGTTCGAGCTCGTGCAGCGCCAGCTCGACCTCGCGACGAGCCTCGCGCAGGCCATCACCCGCAACCCGGTACTGCGCAACACTTTCAAGGTACTCACCGCCTACGACCTCATTCCCGGCGAATACCGCGGATCGCAGCGCCCCCTGCCCCACAGCGACAGCCTTGCCGACATGTGGGAGGCGTGGGACACCGAAGAGTTCGTCGTCGACCCGAGCCGCATCACGATCGAGATCAGCCGCACAGGCGTCGACGGCGACACGTTCAAGTACACGCACCTCATGGACCGTTACGGCATTCAGGTCAACAAGACGAGCCGCAACACCGTGCTCTTCATGACGAACATCGGCACCACACGCTCAGGCGTCGCCTACCTCATTGAGGTACTGCTCAAGCTCGCCGACCTTTTCGCCGAGGAGCAGCTCGAGAACGGCCACGGCGTTGCGCCAGATGAGGAGATCCCGCCGCTGCCCGACTTCAGCGCCTTCGCGCCCGAGTACCGCGGCGCTGGCGACCTGCCCGACGGCGACCTGCGCACCGCCTTCTTCAAGGGCCAGGACAACCGCCAGGTGCAGTACCGCAAGGGCCCCGAGCTGCTCGCCGAAATCGATGCCGGCCGCTCACCCGTCTCGGCCGGCTTCGTCACCCCCTACCCACCCGGGTTCCCGGTGCTCGTTCCCGGCCAGATCATCACGCGCGACGTGCTCGAGTTCATGAGCGCGCTCGACACCCGCGAGATCCACGGCTACGACGCGACCCGCGGCTACCGCGTGATCGTGGGCACGGAGGCGCTGCCGGGCGCAGACGTGTAG
- the menD gene encoding 2-succinyl-5-enolpyruvyl-6-hydroxy-3-cyclohexene-1-carboxylic-acid synthase, with protein sequence MSAAGAAATLSSQLATTIVSELIVQGVRDFVVCPGSRSQALALAVAEAEALGEARLHVRIDERSAAFFALGIARESGLPAPVIVTSGSAVANLMPAVLEGHSARVPMMLLTADRPEELHGVRASQTVWDNMYTFNFSRFNADVPPAEDEDLDEYLGSEIPEVVAEAFVNAIRSPNGAGPTHLNIVFRDPLSGPSGLLESALERARERGPARVAEKRPTLAERRADVECEWCGELPGDCDHKRPTELEVYVHGAGKARPNTVVIAGADAGAEAEAFAHAAGVPLLAEPSSGARFGREAIQHWQALLNDEELASRIEVAVIFGHPGLTREVARVVAAARTVVVDDAGPDGPALGIERFNPGRNVKQFAFAARVSEKYDPAEVKAWLGEWIVRDRSLRDEHTTVHETDLEAARATGYQERNAFARAEVARMREPLSREHLTEMVWRATWPHDRLVLAASRLIRVLNRMATPRNIRVHSNRGLAGIDGTIATAMGIAQASDGAGITRVLIGDLALFHDVGSLALPPEREGTPRMQLIVGNDGGGTIFDTLEVAATSDPEAFDRVMLTPQRVDIAQLAAAYGWSYRLVTTQGELEEVLTAQAETPGIVEVALAR encoded by the coding sequence GTGAGCGCCGCAGGGGCCGCCGCGACCCTCTCATCGCAGCTCGCAACGACCATCGTCTCTGAACTCATCGTGCAGGGCGTGCGCGATTTTGTCGTGTGCCCGGGCTCGCGCTCGCAGGCCCTCGCCCTCGCGGTCGCCGAAGCCGAAGCGCTCGGCGAGGCACGACTGCACGTGCGCATCGATGAGCGCTCGGCCGCATTCTTCGCGCTCGGCATCGCCCGCGAGAGTGGCCTGCCAGCGCCCGTCATCGTTACCAGCGGATCGGCCGTCGCAAACCTCATGCCCGCCGTACTCGAGGGGCACAGCGCGAGGGTTCCGATGATGCTGCTCACCGCCGACCGGCCCGAAGAGCTGCACGGCGTGCGCGCGAGCCAGACGGTCTGGGACAACATGTATACCTTCAACTTCAGCCGCTTCAACGCTGACGTTCCGCCGGCAGAAGACGAAGACCTCGACGAATACCTGGGCTCAGAAATTCCCGAGGTTGTCGCAGAGGCGTTCGTCAACGCGATCCGCTCGCCGAATGGCGCCGGGCCAACGCACCTGAATATTGTCTTCCGCGATCCGCTCTCTGGGCCCTCGGGGCTGCTCGAAAGCGCGCTCGAACGCGCCCGCGAGCGTGGCCCCGCTCGCGTTGCCGAGAAGCGCCCCACGCTTGCCGAGCGAAGGGCTGACGTCGAGTGCGAGTGGTGCGGTGAGCTGCCAGGCGACTGCGACCACAAGCGCCCGACCGAGCTCGAAGTGTACGTACACGGTGCGGGCAAGGCCCGGCCAAACACCGTCGTCATTGCCGGTGCCGACGCCGGAGCCGAAGCCGAGGCCTTCGCGCACGCCGCGGGCGTTCCGCTGCTCGCCGAGCCCTCGAGTGGTGCCCGATTCGGGCGCGAGGCGATTCAACACTGGCAGGCACTGCTGAACGACGAGGAACTTGCCTCACGCATCGAGGTCGCCGTCATCTTCGGCCACCCTGGGCTCACCCGCGAGGTGGCACGAGTCGTCGCCGCAGCCCGAACCGTCGTCGTCGACGACGCAGGGCCCGACGGCCCCGCGCTCGGCATCGAACGCTTCAACCCCGGCCGCAACGTCAAACAGTTCGCCTTCGCGGCCCGAGTCTCTGAAAAGTACGACCCGGCCGAGGTCAAGGCCTGGCTCGGCGAGTGGATCGTGCGCGACCGATCACTGCGCGACGAGCACACGACCGTGCACGAAACCGACCTCGAAGCCGCCCGCGCGACCGGCTACCAGGAGCGCAACGCCTTCGCCCGCGCCGAGGTGGCCCGCATGCGCGAGCCCCTGAGCCGCGAACACCTCACCGAAATGGTCTGGCGTGCCACCTGGCCGCACGACCGCCTCGTGCTCGCCGCCTCCCGCCTCATTCGCGTGCTCAACCGTATGGCCACGCCCCGCAACATTCGCGTGCACTCGAACCGCGGCCTCGCCGGAATCGACGGAACAATCGCAACCGCCATGGGCATCGCCCAGGCCAGCGACGGCGCCGGCATCACCCGCGTGCTCATCGGCGACCTCGCCCTCTTCCACGACGTCGGATCGCTCGCCCTGCCACCCGAACGCGAAGGCACGCCGCGCATGCAGCTCATCGTGGGCAACGACGGCGGCGGCACGATCTTCGACACCCTCGAAGTCGCCGCCACGAGCGACCCCGAAGCCTTCGACCGGGTCATGCTGACCCCGCAGCGCGTCGACATCGCCCAGCTCGCCGCCGCCTACGGCTGGTCGTACCGGCTCGTCACTACGCAGGGCGAACTCGAAGAGGTGCTGACGGCGCAGGCCGAGACCCCCGGCATCGTCGAGGTGGCGCTCGCGCGGTAG
- a CDS encoding DUF4229 domain-containing protein: MSTRKAWWLYSTIRLALFAGVFALVWMLGARWWLAAVLAALISMAISIIVLDPVRQRAAEGLQDWRDRDRTEDSVLEDEMVDEDPSLLDRSEPVESDEAEAPGDDADRA; this comes from the coding sequence ATGAGTACTCGTAAAGCCTGGTGGCTATATTCCACAATTCGTCTGGCCCTCTTCGCGGGCGTGTTCGCCCTCGTGTGGATGCTTGGCGCGCGCTGGTGGCTCGCCGCGGTTCTCGCCGCACTCATCTCAATGGCCATCTCGATCATCGTGCTTGACCCCGTGCGTCAGCGCGCCGCAGAGGGCCTGCAAGACTGGCGCGACCGTGATCGCACCGAAGACTCGGTGCTTGAAGACGAGATGGTTGACGAAGATCCGTCACTGCTCGACCGCTCAGAGCCCGTCGAAAGCGACGAGGCCGAGGCGCCCGGAGACGACGCAGACCGGGCTTAG